The nucleotide window AAGTAAAACAAATATTTACAGATATAGACCAAACTGCAGCTGATCTGAAATTATCTCAGCAAAAAAACTTTGAACGCTGGCCTATCCTTAATACTTATGTATGGCCTAATGCCGTGGTATTGGGCAGCTATGATAAAGAGGTGGCTTACTATAAAGACTTTTTACAGCAACGCATTAACTGGATGGACGCTAATATGTCATCGTGGTAAGCAAAGTTCCAATATAACATCATATAAAAGCCAACTACTACGTTGGCTTTTTTTGTTTATCAGCCGCTAACTATAATGTAATTAACTTGTTAACGTTTATATTTATGTATGATGAAACGTTTGGTTTTATATATAGTCCTGTCATTCAGCTGTTGTGCGGTATTTGCCCAGCCCGCCTTTAAAGGCGGCGAACAAGCACTTGCTGCCTTTTTGAAAGACCATATCGTTTATCCGGAATTTTCGGTAAAGAACTGTATTGGCGCCACTATACAGATAAGTTTCAGGGTTAATAAAAATGGGACTGTAGACCAGGTAAAAGCCTCACCTGGTTTAGGCATCGACCTGGATGATGAAGCTGTGCGCGTGGTAAAAATGACCCGTGGGCACTGGATATTACAGCCCGGCATTGAAGCCGCCAATTTAACCATCCCCATCCGTTTTGAGCCAGATATGTCGCGCTGCGCAACAACTACACAAATGAGCCGCGAACAAGCCATTACGGCCTACCGCAACCGGCAGGAGCTGGAAAACGCGGTAACTAATTATTACGAAAATAAATATGCCGGTAAAGCAGATACCAGCAAAGAAAGCTATATACTGGCCCTGAAAAAACAACTGGGTTTCGATGATGAACTTATTGACGACGTACTACAACAAGCCGCTGATAAACTAAAACAAGGCGATCAGGATGGCGCATGTACCGACTGGAAATTTATCCGCAATATTGGCAGCGACCGTGCCGATAAGTTTATTACACAGTATTGTAAGTAATACCACTAATATGTCATTTCGACCAGCGGGAGAAATCTTCTACATGCGATATGCCAAACGCAGAAGATTTCTCCTCGTACCTCGTTCGAAATGACATTGGGGGAAATTAAATTCCCCTATCTTTACCCCCGCAATGAACCCGCAAACCAACCCTGTTTATTTTAAGTGGCTTTATATTTTAATTGGCATGGGAGTGCTGGTTAATTTCAGCGGGTTATTCATCACTATTATTGGTCCGGATGGAACCTTTTATGCCAGCATTGCCAAAACCATGGTACAGCGGCAAGATTATATTGATCTGTACGCCCAGGGCAAGGAATTTTTAGATAAGCCCCATTTCCCGTTTTGGGTTACCGCTTTGTTTTTCGAGGCATTTGGCTTTCAAACCTGGGCATATAAGCTGCCAGGCATCCTGTTTTTAATGATGGGTGCGGTTTATACTTACCGTTTCGCTAAGGCACTGTATAACCAGGAAATAGCCTTATGGTCGGTATTGATATTGCTGACAGCCGAACACATTATTATATCCAATAATGATGTGCGTGCCGAGCCGTATTTAACCGGGCTGATCATCGCAGCTATTTATCATTTATACCGGGCCTATACCAGGAATAATTACTGGCAGCTATTGTGGGGCTGCGTGTTCACCGCGTTATCTATTATGACTAAGGGCATGTTTGCCGTTATTCCTATCGGGGGCGCTATTGTTGGGCATTTAATAATTACCAAACAATGGCGGCAGCTTTTTCATTTACGCTGGCTGCTGGCTATTGTGCTTACCGCGATTTTTATATTACCCGAGATATATTGCCTGTACCAACAGTTTGATCTGCATCCCGAAAAGCTGGTTTTTGATAAGCACAACGTATCGGGTGTAAAATTCTTTTTTTGGGATAGCCAATTTGGGCGCTTTTTCAACACCGGTCCCATAAAAGGCAGCGGTGACCCATTCTTTTTTGTGCATACCCTGGCCTGGGCTTTTTTGCCGTGGTCGTTATTATTATTCGCGGCTATTTACCAATCCATACGCAAGCAAAGTAAGGATGTTAAAAACAGCCAATGGTTTTGTCTGTGTGGGGCTTTACTTACCTTTTTGGTTTTCTCGGCATCTAAATTTCAGCTCCCTTATTATCTCAATATCGTTTTCCCACTTTTTGCTATTCAATTGGCGGCTTATCTGTCGGGCGTACAAGAAAATAAAAGCAGATACGCGATACAGCGGGCGCAATCGGTAATTATTGTATTGCTGTTGGGAGTAATTGTAGCCCTGCAATATTTTTTCAAACCCGCCGGGCCAATTTGGCCGGTGGTAATTATCATCATAGTGTTGTTGATCATGCTGATGTCTATCCCCAAGCATGTGGGCGTTACCGATATCCGCAAAACCTTTATCCGCACGGTTATTACAGCGTTTGTGGTCAATCTGTATCTTAACCTGGCGTTCTACCCGTCATTATTAAAATATCAGGCTGGCAGCGAGGCGGCGTTTGATATAAACCGCCTGAATACCCATAACTACCCGGTAGCGCAAACCGGTGATGCCTACAATTTTCCGCTCGATTTCTACATCCGGGGAAAAATACAAACGATCGATCCATATGGCCGTGGCCCTATCCCGGCAAAACCATTTTATCTGTTCGGGAATAGTCATTTTGTTAACGGGTTAATTAAAAAGGGCTGGGACACCGAACCGGTGAAATCGTACGATAATTACTGGATATCGATGCTAAAACCGCAGTTTTTGAACAGGAAAACCCGCCGGGAGGTATTAGATACGGTAGTTGTAGTACTGGTGAAATAGTAAATTATCTCAAATAAACCTCGTCCTGGCCGCCTTCTTCGCTTAGCACTACTTCTACATGCTCTTTTAAAACGGTTGACAGGGCTATTCCCGCATAGTCTGTAGTTACTGGGAAGTTTTTATGATTGCGGTCTATTAAGACCACTGTACGCAGCTTTTTAAGCGGCACATCAAGGAAAACGCCGAAGCCATAGGCCAGGGTTTTGCCGCTGTTTAACACATCATCAACTAATATCACTACTTTATTAGCGCATACGGCAATATCGGTATCCAATTTAGCTGTTAAATGAGAAGCTACTTTATCAATTTCAATGGTAATAAGCATGCTTTTGAACGGGGCTATTTTATCCAATATTTTCTTCAGGCGCGCGGCCAGGAAGTTGCCGCGGGGCAAAATACCGGCAATTACCAGTTCGGTTTCATCGAAATTATCTTCTAATATCTGGTAAGCAATTCTGTCCAGCTTTTGCTGAATTTGCTGATGAGTAAGTATCGGTATGCGTTTATCGGACATGCTGAAGCGCGTTGTATGCTGTAAAGTTACAATTTGGAAAGTGAAATTGGTTACTCTTCCTCATCCCTGTACTTTTTTTCTTTCGATGGTTTGGCGGAAACACCTTCCACACATATTACAAACTCGCCTTTGGCCGGATGCGTTTCGTAATAAGCCTTTACTTCAGCTACTGTTCCACGTACGGTCTCTTCAAACATCTTGGTCAGCTCGCGCGATACGGATAATTGGCGGCCGGCACCAAAGTAGGTAATCATTTCCTCCAACGTTTTCATCAATCGGTGTGGCGATTCATATAAAATAATGGTGCGGTCTTCTGCAGCTAAAGCCTTATAACGGGTTTGCCGGCCTTTTTTCAACGGC belongs to Mucilaginibacter boryungensis and includes:
- a CDS encoding TonB family protein; translated protein: MMKRLVLYIVLSFSCCAVFAQPAFKGGEQALAAFLKDHIVYPEFSVKNCIGATIQISFRVNKNGTVDQVKASPGLGIDLDDEAVRVVKMTRGHWILQPGIEAANLTIPIRFEPDMSRCATTTQMSREQAITAYRNRQELENAVTNYYENKYAGKADTSKESYILALKKQLGFDDELIDDVLQQAADKLKQGDQDGACTDWKFIRNIGSDRADKFITQYCK
- a CDS encoding ArnT family glycosyltransferase, producing MNPQTNPVYFKWLYILIGMGVLVNFSGLFITIIGPDGTFYASIAKTMVQRQDYIDLYAQGKEFLDKPHFPFWVTALFFEAFGFQTWAYKLPGILFLMMGAVYTYRFAKALYNQEIALWSVLILLTAEHIIISNNDVRAEPYLTGLIIAAIYHLYRAYTRNNYWQLLWGCVFTALSIMTKGMFAVIPIGGAIVGHLIITKQWRQLFHLRWLLAIVLTAIFILPEIYCLYQQFDLHPEKLVFDKHNVSGVKFFFWDSQFGRFFNTGPIKGSGDPFFFVHTLAWAFLPWSLLLFAAIYQSIRKQSKDVKNSQWFCLCGALLTFLVFSASKFQLPYYLNIVFPLFAIQLAAYLSGVQENKSRYAIQRAQSVIIVLLLGVIVALQYFFKPAGPIWPVVIIIIVLLIMLMSIPKHVGVTDIRKTFIRTVITAFVVNLYLNLAFYPSLLKYQAGSEAAFDINRLNTHNYPVAQTGDAYNFPLDFYIRGKIQTIDPYGRGPIPAKPFYLFGNSHFVNGLIKKGWDTEPVKSYDNYWISMLKPQFLNRKTRREVLDTVVVVLVK
- a CDS encoding phosphoribosyltransferase family protein, producing the protein MSDKRIPILTHQQIQQKLDRIAYQILEDNFDETELVIAGILPRGNFLAARLKKILDKIAPFKSMLITIEIDKVASHLTAKLDTDIAVCANKVVILVDDVLNSGKTLAYGFGVFLDVPLKKLRTVVLIDRNHKNFPVTTDYAGIALSTVLKEHVEVVLSEEGGQDEVYLR